The window TGCCCGTCGCAGCCTTCTGCCATCAAATGCAGGCTGGATTTGGCAAAGGTGCGGCTCCTCGCGCGCCGGGGCCGCAATTTGAACAGGGTAACCGACCATGTCGCTCAAACTGGCCATCGCAAAGCTGTCTGCCGCCGCGGCAGGGGTTGCATTGTTGCAAGGCGGCGCGGTGCGCATGGCCGAGCCGATGAACACCGATACGCCCGACTTCGCCACCAAGATCGATGGCAAGCTGGTCGCGGTCGATCCGGTCACCGGCGCACGCTACATCAAGACCCGCGAGCGCGTGATCCCGATGCCCGAGGAACGCCGCCGCCGGATCGTCGAGCGGACGGTCGAATGCCAGCCGGTCGGAGCCTATGATGCCGCCGGCGCGGCCAGCCTGCCCGATCGCACGGTGCAGACCTATACCGACACGAACGAATGCCCCCCGTTGATGCAGGTTGCCTACATGCCTGCGCCGCTTCCGCCCTTGCCGCCGATTTCGGGCGGCGGTGGGCCCGGCGGCGGCTGGGGCGGCGGTTTCGGCGGCGGCTTTGGCGGCGGGATCGGCGGCGGCTTCTTCGGCGGCTTCTTCGGCGGCGGCGGATCGTCGTCGGGCGATGTCTCGGTTACCACCACCACCTCGACCTCGGGCAGCACCAGCGGCTCGTCGAGCGGGTCGAGCGGGGTCGTGATCGATATCGACATCGACAATTCGACCACATCGTCGTCCGGCGTGATTTCCTCGTCGACCACTTCGTCCTCGGGCGTGGTGAGTTCGTCGACCGGAGCGGTGTCGAGCAGCACGGGCCAGGTGTCGAGCACCAGCAGCACAGGCGCGGTCTCGTCCTCGACCGGTGCGGTGTCGAGCACCAGCACTTCGGGCAACGTCTCCTCGTCGACCGGGGCGGTGTCTTCGTCCTCGGGCAATGTCTCGTCGTCGACGGGCGCAGTGTCGAGCAGCACGGGCGCGGTGTCGAGCTCGTCGGGCAACGTGTCCAGCTCGTCGGGCAACGTGTCCAGCTCTTCGGGCAATGTCAGCTCCTCGACCGGCGCGGTGACCTCGTCCTCCTCGTCGAGCTCGTCGTCGTCATCCTCGTCTTCGTCGTCGTCCTCTTCCTCCTCGTCTTCGAGTGGCGGGACATCGGGCGACATGACCAGTAGCACGAGCAGCAGCAGCGGCAGTTCGTCGTCCTCGTCGAGCAGCAGCTCCTCGTCCTCGGGCAGCAGCGGTTCGTCGGGCTCCTCGTCGTCTTCCTCGTCGAGCAGCAGCAGCAGCTCGTCTTCGTCCTCGTCGTCGACCTCGGGCAGCAGCGGCACCACCGGCGGTCACGATGTGCCTGCGCCGCCGATGACGATCCTGTTCGGCCTCGCCGCCGCAGCAGTGCTGGGCCGGCGCAAACTGATCGGCTGACGCTGCCTTCGCGGCGCACAAAAAAGGGCGGCGTTCCATTCGGAAGGCCGCCCTTTTTGCGTTTCACCGGGAAAATTATCGCGGCAATGGCGCCGCCGTCTCGACCGGTAGCCCGGCGGCTTCCCAAGCGATCAACCCGCCATCGAGATGCACCACCGGCGCGCCGGTGACCGCAGCGAGCCGTTCGCCCGCGATGGCGGAGAGGCGGCCCGAACGGCAATAGAGCACCACCTCGCGTCCGTCCGACAGGTCGAGCGTTTCGGGTTCGAAGCGGTCGAGCGCGATGTGCTCCGCGCCCGCAATGCGCGCTTCGGCGACCTCGGCATCGGTGCTGACATCGATCAGCCGCACGTTGCCCGCCGCGATCCGCGCGGCAAGCTCGGCTGGTGTCAGCGCGGACAGCGGGGAAGGGGCAGGGTTCGCCGCGCCGCCTTCGTCCGCGAAAGAGGCGAAGGCCAGTTCGAGCCCGAACGGCGGCGAGGGAGCATCGCGCTTGGGCTGCTCCCCGTCCGCCTCGCCCCCGCAGGCCGCCAGCGCCAACAGCGCTGCGGACCAGAGCGGAAGGACGAGACGGGCGCGGATCATGCGGTTCTCACGCTGCCAGCTTGCGCAGAACGTAATGGAGAATCCCGCCGTGGCGGTAATATTCCATCTCGTTCGCGGTATCGATCCGGCACAGCGCGGTGAAGGTGAAGCGCGTGCCGTCTTCGCGGGTCACCTCGACCGTGATGTCCTGACCGGGCACCAGATCGGCAAGGCCGCGGATCGAGAACGTGTCGGTTGCCGACAGGCCGAGCGTTTCGCGGGTGTCGCCTTCCTTGAACTGCAAGGGCAGCACGCCCATGCCGACAAGGTTCGAACGGTGGATCCGCTCGAAGCTTTCGACGATCACCATCCGCACGCCCAAGAGGATCGTGCCCTTGGCCGCCCAGTCGCGCGAGGAGCCGGTGCCGTATTCCTTGCCGCCGATCACCACCAGCGGTGTGCCGGCTTCCTTGTGCTTCATCGCGGCATCATAGATCGCCATCGTCTCGCCGCCGAAGGTCGAGAAGCCGCCTTCGACGCCCGGGACCATCTCGTTCTTGATGCGGATGTTGGCAAAGGTGCCGCGCATCATCACTTCGTGGTGGCCGCGGCGCGAACCGTAGGAGTTGAAGTCCTTCTTGGCGACCTGATTGGCCATCAGGAAGCGGCCCGCGGGGCTGTCTTCCTTGATCGATCCGGCCGGGCTGATGTGGTCGGTGGTGACCGAATCGGCGAGGATCGCGAGCGGCTTGGCATCGACGATGTCGGTGACCGGCGCCGGGGTCATGGTCATGCCCTCGAAATAGGGCGGGTTGGCGACATAGGTCGACCCGGCGCGCCACTGGTAGGTGTCGGACGGCTCGACCGTGATCGCCTGCCAGTGCTCATCGCCCTTGTAGACGTTGGCATAGCGCGATTCGAACATCGAACGGTCGATGTTCGCGGCGCGGTGCTCGGCGATTTCGGCGTTGCTCGGCCACAGGTCGGCGAGCATTACCGGCGCGCCGTTCTGGTCGTGGCCGATCGGGGTGGTGGTGATGTCCTCGGTGACCGTGCCCTTCAATGCATAGGCGACCACCAGCGGCGGCGAGGCGAGGAAGTTGGCGCGCACATCGGGAGACACGCGGCCTTCGAAGTTGCGGTTGCCCGACAGGACCGATGCCGCGACGATGTCGTTGCCGTTGATGGCGGCGCTGATCGGCGCAGCCAGCGGGCCGGAGTTGCCGATGCAGGTGGTGCAGCCATAGCCGACGAGGTCGAAGCCGACCGCATCGAGGTGTTCCTGCAAGCCCGACTTGACGAGGTAGTCGGTCACAACCTGCGATCCGGGTGCCAGCGACGTCTTGACCCACGGCTTGGGCTTCAGGCCGCGTTCGTTCGCCTTCTTGGCGACGAGGCCCGCAGCGATCAGCACATCGGGGTTGGAGGTGTTGGTGCAGCTGGTGATCGCGGCGATCACGACGTCGCCGTCGCCGATGTCGTGGGCCGCGCCCTCGACGCCGACGCGGACGGCTTCGGCCTTGCCGTAAACCTTGGCAAGGTCGCCGTTGAACAGATCATCGACGTCCTGCAGCACGACCTTGTCCTGCGGGCGCTTGGGACCGGCAAGGCTGGGCACGACCGCGGCCATGTCGAGGCTGAGGGTCTTGGTGAAGACCGGCTCGTTCGCGGGATCGAACCACATGCCCTGCGCCTTGGCGTAGGCTTCGACCAGCGCGATGTTTTCTTCCGAGCGGCCGGTGAGGCGCAGGTAATCGAGCGTCTTGTCGTCGATCCCGAAGAAGCCGCAGGTCGCGCCGTATTCAGGTGCCATGTTGGCGATGGTCGCGCGGTCGGCGAGCGTGAGGTTGGCAACGCCCGGGCCGTAGAACTCGACGAAGCGGCCCACCACGCCGACATTGCGCAGCATCTGCACGCAGGTCAGCACGAGGTCGGTTGCGGTCACGCCTTCGGCCATGCGGCCTTCGAGGTGGAAGCCGACCACTTCGGGGATCAGCATCGAGACCGGCTGGCCGAGCATCGCGGCTTCGGCTTCGATCCCGCCGACGCCCCAGCCCAGCACGCCCAGACCGTTGATCATGGTGGTGTGGCTGTCGGTGCCGACGCAGGTGTCGGGATAGGCGACCATCACGCCGTCGGGGCCTTCGGAAGACCACACGGCCTGCGCCAGATGCTCGAGGTTGACCTGGTGGCAGATCCCGGTGCCCGGGGGCACGGCGGTGAAGTTCTGGAAGCTCTTCGAGCCCCACTTGAGGAAGTCGTAGCGTTCGGCATTGCGCTCGTATTCGAGCGCCATGTTGGCTTCCATCGCCTTGGGGTGGCCGAATTCGTCGACCATCACCGAGTGATCGATCACGAGGTTGACCGGCACCAGCGGGTTGATCTTGGCGGTGTCGCCGCCGAGCTTCTTGATCGCATCGCGCATCGCGGCCAGATCGACCACGCAGGGCACGCCGGTGAAGTCCTGAAGGAGAACGCGCGCGGGACGATACTGGATTTCCTCGCCCGTCGCGGGGTTCGCCTGCCAGTCGACCAGCGCCTGGATGTGCTTGCGATCGACGGTGAAACCGCCGTCCTCGAAACGCAGCAGGTTTTCGAGCAAGACCTTCATCGAAATCGGCAGCTTCGAAATATCGCCCAGCTGCTCTGCCGCCTTGGCGAGCGAGTAATAGGCGTATTGCTTGCCGCCCACATCGAGCATCTGGCGGGTGCCGAGCGTATCCTGGCCGATTGCGGTCATGAGAGGGGTTCCATCCTTCTGATTGGCCCGCCCCCGATCCACACGAAGACTAGTCTTCCAAAGGGGCGCGGTTTTTCGTCGCCGCTCCTGCCCACCCCCGCGCGCGAGGTCAAGGGGGGCAGGGGACTTTGGGGCCTCATGCAAAGGTGTTATTCGAACACCGTAGCGGCACCCGGACGCGGTGCGCGGGCGGCGATCCAGCAGCCGGTCACGATCAGCGCGGTTCCCGCCAGCGTCGGCAGCGCCACGCCCTCGCGGAAAAACAGCCAGCCGAACACCGAGGCCCAGACGAAGCCCGAATATTCGGTCGCCACCAGCGCGCTGGCCTCGGCCCGTGCATAGGCCCAGGCGATCGCCGCCGATCCGCACACGGTGAGGACGGCGGCCGCGCCGAGCGGTGCCAGCGCCGCAGGCTCCGGTGTCTGCCACAGGAACGGCGCAAGCCCGAGCAGCACGACACCGCTCACCCCGCTATGAAAGGTCGCGATCTCCATCGGCCCGGCCACCTGTGCCTGGCGGCGGATGACAATGAAATTGTACGCATACAGCAGCGCCGAGATGAACAGCGAGGCAATGCCCAGCGCGGTGCGCGCATCGAACGCGCCTTGCCCGATCCTGCCGCCGACGATCACCAGCGTGCCGGCAAAGCCCAGGAGGCTCGCCCCGATCGCATGGCGGCTGATTACCTCGCCCAGCAGCACGCGCGCTAGATAGAGCGCGATCAGCGGGGCGATGAAGGAAAGCGCGATCGCCTCGGCCAGTGGCAGCACGGTGAGCGCATAGAAGAACGTAAGGGCCATGAAGGCCGAGACGATCCCGCGCTCGATATGCAGCCTCAGCGCTGCCGTGCCGGGCATCCGCCCGCCGCGCAGCCACCACAGCGGCGCGATCAGCGCCGCGCCCATCAGCGCGCGCAGCAGCGTCGCGGTGTAGGCGCCGATCATCAGCGCGGCCTCTTTCATGAAGGCGTCCATCAGCGACAGGAAGCCCACGCCCGCAAGCGCGGCGGCGAAGGGGAGCAGGGCGTGGTCACGGCGCAACATGGCGCACCCTTAGGCAAGACCGCCGCCAAGGTCACATCCCAAGTGTTGCCCCCGATCAAAGGCGTGAACATTAATGCAGGTGAAAGCCAAGGTGGTTGATAGGGGCGCGGTGCTGCGGGTAAGGTCGCGGTCACGATGATGCGTGCGGTGATGTTCCGGCGCGGGGCGAAAAGGCTGAACGGATAATGACGAGTTTCTTGGGCAGGTTGGCAGGCGGCGCGGCAATGGCTGCGCTGGTGGCGACAGCGACGCTGGCGCAGAACGCGAGCCCCCGGCCCGCGCCTGCACAGGCTCCCGCGCCGGCCCCCGCGCCTGCGCCCAATGCGTCCGATGCCTTCACCAAGGCGTTTCCCGGTGCCGTCGCCGATCCGGCAACCGCGCAGCCTGCGGCCCCGGCCGCGCCGCTGGTGCAGGCCTGGACGCTGGCACAGGCCAAGGCACTGGTCGCGGTGATCGAAGGGATCGGCGCCGAAGGGCTCGACCCCAAGGATTACGATCTCGCCCCGCTCAAGGTCGCGCTGGCATCGGGCCCGTCGGACGAGTTGAACCGGATGGCTTCGCAAAGCTTCGTCTGGCTGGTCGAGGACCTGCGTGACGGGCGCACTCCGATGGATGCGCGCGAACAGTGGTTCGTGGTCGATCCCGATCGCGATGCCAACCCTTCGGGCACCGTGCTCGCACAGGCGCTCCAAACCGGCGATATCGCGGGCACGCTGGCCAAGCTTGCGCCCACGCACCCCGATTACGCCAAGCTCAAGGCCGAACTCGCCGCGACTTCGGACGGACAGGTGAGCAAGCGCAAACTGATCCGCGCCAACATGGACCGCTGGCGGTGGCTGGCGCGCGATCTGGGGCCGCAATACCTGATCACCAACGTGCCCGAATTCCAGCTGCGGCTTACGGTGAAGAACAAGATCATCAAGACCTACCGCACCATCGTCGGCAAGCCGGGCCGCACCGCCACCCCGCAGCTGGCCGAAGTGGTCGAAGGCGTGGTGTTCAACCCGACCTGGACCGTGCCGCAGTCGATCGTGAAGGGCGAGGGGCTGGGCGCAAAGGTGCTTGCCAATCCCGCGTGGGGCAAGCGCAACGGCTATGTCGCGACCAGGGGAGCGAACGGATACGTCAGCGTGGTGCAGCAGCCCGGGCCGGGAAATTCGCTGGGCCAGATGAAGCTCGAGATGCCCAACGAGCATGCGATCTTCTTCCACGACACCCCGTCGCGGCACCTCTTCGCCAATGAATTCCGCGCATTGTCGCATGGCTGCGTGCGGACCGAACGCGCGCTCGAATTGGCGATCACGATGGCGATCGTCGGCAAGGGCGCGACCCGCGATGAGGCGGTGGCGATCTCGACCGGGGGCAAATACACCAAGGTTGCGTTGCAGAAGCCGTGGGCAGCCTACATCACCTATTTCACGATGGCGACCGACATCAACGGCCAGATGGCGACCTTCAAGGACATCTACGGCCGCGACACCAAGGTGCTCGCCAGCCTCGATCAGCCGCGCGTGCGCAACCGTTCCGCGGTGCCGACCGACGAGGTGATCGTGATCGAGGACGA is drawn from Erythrobacter neustonensis and contains these coding sequences:
- a CDS encoding rhodanese-like domain-containing protein, translating into MIRARLVLPLWSAALLALAACGGEADGEQPKRDAPSPPFGLELAFASFADEGGAANPAPSPLSALTPAELAARIAAGNVRLIDVSTDAEVAEARIAGAEHIALDRFEPETLDLSDGREVVLYCRSGRLSAIAGERLAAVTGAPVVHLDGGLIAWEAAGLPVETAAPLPR
- the acnA gene encoding aconitate hydratase AcnA, encoding MTAIGQDTLGTRQMLDVGGKQYAYYSLAKAAEQLGDISKLPISMKVLLENLLRFEDGGFTVDRKHIQALVDWQANPATGEEIQYRPARVLLQDFTGVPCVVDLAAMRDAIKKLGGDTAKINPLVPVNLVIDHSVMVDEFGHPKAMEANMALEYERNAERYDFLKWGSKSFQNFTAVPPGTGICHQVNLEHLAQAVWSSEGPDGVMVAYPDTCVGTDSHTTMINGLGVLGWGVGGIEAEAAMLGQPVSMLIPEVVGFHLEGRMAEGVTATDLVLTCVQMLRNVGVVGRFVEFYGPGVANLTLADRATIANMAPEYGATCGFFGIDDKTLDYLRLTGRSEENIALVEAYAKAQGMWFDPANEPVFTKTLSLDMAAVVPSLAGPKRPQDKVVLQDVDDLFNGDLAKVYGKAEAVRVGVEGAAHDIGDGDVVIAAITSCTNTSNPDVLIAAGLVAKKANERGLKPKPWVKTSLAPGSQVVTDYLVKSGLQEHLDAVGFDLVGYGCTTCIGNSGPLAAPISAAINGNDIVAASVLSGNRNFEGRVSPDVRANFLASPPLVVAYALKGTVTEDITTTPIGHDQNGAPVMLADLWPSNAEIAEHRAANIDRSMFESRYANVYKGDEHWQAITVEPSDTYQWRAGSTYVANPPYFEGMTMTPAPVTDIVDAKPLAILADSVTTDHISPAGSIKEDSPAGRFLMANQVAKKDFNSYGSRRGHHEVMMRGTFANIRIKNEMVPGVEGGFSTFGGETMAIYDAAMKHKEAGTPLVVIGGKEYGTGSSRDWAAKGTILLGVRMVIVESFERIHRSNLVGMGVLPLQFKEGDTRETLGLSATDTFSIRGLADLVPGQDITVEVTREDGTRFTFTALCRIDTANEMEYYRHGGILHYVLRKLAA
- a CDS encoding DMT family transporter — translated: MLRRDHALLPFAAALAGVGFLSLMDAFMKEAALMIGAYTATLLRALMGAALIAPLWWLRGGRMPGTAALRLHIERGIVSAFMALTFFYALTVLPLAEAIALSFIAPLIALYLARVLLGEVISRHAIGASLLGFAGTLVIVGGRIGQGAFDARTALGIASLFISALLYAYNFIVIRRQAQVAGPMEIATFHSGVSGVVLLGLAPFLWQTPEPAALAPLGAAAVLTVCGSAAIAWAYARAEASALVATEYSGFVWASVFGWLFFREGVALPTLAGTALIVTGCWIAARAPRPGAATVFE
- a CDS encoding L,D-transpeptidase family protein encodes the protein MTSFLGRLAGGAAMAALVATATLAQNASPRPAPAQAPAPAPAPAPNASDAFTKAFPGAVADPATAQPAAPAAPLVQAWTLAQAKALVAVIEGIGAEGLDPKDYDLAPLKVALASGPSDELNRMASQSFVWLVEDLRDGRTPMDAREQWFVVDPDRDANPSGTVLAQALQTGDIAGTLAKLAPTHPDYAKLKAELAATSDGQVSKRKLIRANMDRWRWLARDLGPQYLITNVPEFQLRLTVKNKIIKTYRTIVGKPGRTATPQLAEVVEGVVFNPTWTVPQSIVKGEGLGAKVLANPAWGKRNGYVATRGANGYVSVVQQPGPGNSLGQMKLEMPNEHAIFFHDTPSRHLFANEFRALSHGCVRTERALELAITMAIVGKGATRDEAVAISTGGKYTKVALQKPWAAYITYFTMATDINGQMATFKDIYGRDTKVLASLDQPRVRNRSAVPTDEVIVIEDDLQDT